Proteins from one Elgaria multicarinata webbii isolate HBS135686 ecotype San Diego chromosome 3, rElgMul1.1.pri, whole genome shotgun sequence genomic window:
- the SLC39A7 gene encoding zinc transporter SLC39A7 has product MAAGRLLWRAGLSNGVTLVLACATLMWTVSSQHEGFHGHEDFHHGHSHAHHGHTHEHIWHGDGHGHGDHHGHAHEDHHHHGHSHSHGDPHHSHGDVHHAHGQEDFHHGHSHAHVGPQDGHSHAHFHEDSHHHLHSHSHEDPAGGPSQASTFPGQEKAAPRREKLEPLWLWTYAIGATLLISAAPYFILFLIPVESNSSQHQALLKLLLSFASGGLLGDAFLHLIPHALEPHSHHDEGAGHVHSHAEPSGHGHSHQGPEHQHMMSVGLWVLGGIVAFLVVEKFVRHVKGGHGHSHHGGHSHHGGHSHHGGHSHHGGHSHEAKAKTSDDEDEKAPAQGSAEKAACKRKEQPPESTMRVAGYLNLAADFAHNFTDGLALGASFLAGATVGAVTTLTVLLHEVPHEVGDFAILVQSGCSKRKAMKLQLVTALGALAGTVCSLLAEGVGEAATAWILPFTAGGFIYVATVSVIPELLKESGPIQSLLEVLGLLGGVAMMVFIAQYE; this is encoded by the exons ATGGCTGCCGGCCGATTGTTGTGGAGAGCCGGGCTCAGTAATGGCGTCACCCTCGTCTTGGCCTGTGCGACGCTGATGTGGACTGTCTCCTCGCAGCATGAAGGCTTTCACGGTCACGAGGACTTTCACCACGGCCACAGCCACGCTCACCATGGCCACACGCATGAGCATATTTGGCATGGGGACGGGCACGGCCACGGGGACCACCACGGACATGCCCACGAGGACCACCACCATCATGGACACAGCCATTCGCATGGTGACCCTCACCACAGCCATGGGGACGTGCACCATGCGCACGGGCAGGAGGATTTTCACCACGGGCACAGCCACGCGCACGTGGGCCCCCAAGATGGGCACAGCCATGCCCATTTCCATGaagattcccaccaccacctccacagcCACTCACACGAGGATCCCGCCGGTGGTCCCAGCCAGGCCAGTACTTTCCCCGGGCAGGAGAAAGCGGCTCCAAGGAGAGAGAAGCTGGAACCTCTTTGGCTGTGGACATAC GCCATTGGGGCCACGCTCCTGATCAGCGCTGCGCCCTACTTCATCCTCTTCCTGATCCCCGTGGAGTCTAACTCCTCCCAGCACCAGGCCCTGCTCAAGCTGCTTCTGAGCTTTGCCTCAGGGGGCCTCCTGGGGGACGCTTTCCTGCACCTCATTCCTCATGCCCTGG AGCCTCACTCCCATCACGACGAAGGAGCAGGCCACGTCCACAGCCACGCGGAGCCTTCCGGCCACGGCCATTCTCACCAGG GTCCTGAGCACCAGCACATGATGTCGGTCGGCCTCtgggtcctggggggcattgtgGCTTTCCTGGTTGTGGAGAAGTTTGTCAGGCACGTCAAGGGAGGCCACGGCCACAGCCACCACGGCGGCCACAGCCACCACGGCGGCCACAGCCACCACGGCGGGCATAGCCACCACGGCGGGCACAGCCACG AGGCCAAGGCCAAGACCAGTGACGACGAGGATGAGAAGGCGCCTGCCCAGGGGTCGGCGGAGAAAGCGGCCTGCAAGCGGAAGGAGCAGCCCCCCGAGTCTA ccatgcGTGTCGCAGGATACCTGAACCTGGCGGCCGACTTCGCCCACAACTTCACGGACGGGCTGGCGCTGGGGGCCTCGTTCCTGGCGGGGGCCACGGTGGGCGCCGTCACCACCCTGACGGTGCTGCTGCACGAGGTGCCCCACGAGGTGGGCGACTTCGCCATCCTGGTGCAGTCCGGCTGCAGCAAGCGGAAG gcgatgaagctgcagctggtgacGGCCCTGGGGGCTCTGGCGGGCACCGTCTGCTCCCTGTTGGCAGAGGGCGTGGGCGAAGCGGCCACCGCCTGGATCCTGCCCTTCACAGCTGGGGGCTTCATCTACGTGGCCACCGTCTCGGTCATCCCGGAGCTCCTGAAGGAATCGGGGCCCATCCAGTCCCTGCTGGAGGTGCTGGGCCTCCTGGGCGGCGTGGCCATGATGGTCTTCATCGCCCAGTATGAGTAG
- the HSD17B8 gene encoding (3R)-3-hydroxyacyl-CoA dehydrogenase codes for MAAHLRLRGALALVTGGGRGIGRAICARLAREGAVVAIADCDEAGAAKTLQGLQPGDHAALRVDVGCAKSVVDLMAQIQERFSRPAGVCVNCAGITMDAFLLQQTEEAFDAVLRVNLKGTFLVTQAAARALVESGAPGGSIVNLGSIVGKVGNLGQVNYAASKAGVEALSKTAAKELARYGIRCNTVLPGFIRSPMTDKVPQKVLDKFAAMVPLGRLGEPEDVADVCAFLASDDSRYITGASVEVTGGLFI; via the exons ATGGCTGCTCACCTGAGGCTGCGGGGGGCGCTGGCGCTGGTCACAG GGGGCGGCCGTGGCATCGGCCGCGCCATCTGTGCTCGCCTGGCCCGGGAAGGTGCCGTGGTGGCCATCGCGGACTGCGACGAAGCCGGGGCGGCCAAGACGCTACAGGGACTCCAGCCGGGAGACCACGCGGCCTTGCGAGTCGACGTGGGATGCGCAAAGAGCGTGGTGGACCTCATGGCTCAGATCCAG GAACGCTTTTCCCGCCCTGCCGGCGTCTGCGTCAACTGTGCCGGGATCACCATGGACGCGTTCCTGCTCCAGCAGACGGAGGAGGCGTTCGATGCTGTCCTCCGGGTGAACCTCAAG GGGACGTTCCTGGTGACGCAGGCCGCGGCCCGGGCCCTCGTGGAGAGCGGGGCCCCCGGGGGTTCCATCGTCAACTTGGGCAGCATCGTGGGCAAG GTGGGGAATCTGGGGCAGGTGAACTACGCAGCGTCCAAAGCCGGGGTGGAGGCCCTGTCCAAGACGGCGGCCAAGGAACTGGCCAG ATACGGCATCCGCTGCAATACGGTCCTGCCAGGATTCATCCGCTCCCCCATGACGGACAAAGTCCCCCAGAAAGTGCTGGACAAG TTTGCAGCGATGGTTCCCCTGGGACGACTCGGGGAGCCCGAAG ATGTGGCTGACGTTTGCGCCTTCCTGGCCTCGGACGACAGCCGGTACATCACGGGAGCCAGCGTGGAGGTGACAg gggGACTTTTCATCTGA
- the RXRB gene encoding retinoic acid receptor RXR-beta isoform X1, whose protein sequence is MGDSGRAGPGCRSPDSSSLSSSPPLRGTGTSPPPEPSAPLHPSMIGSAMTTSISGLGSPFPVISSSMGSPGLPATPSIGYGPVSSPQINSTVNLSGLHSVSSSDDVKPPLGMRVVPGHPHGGMMPGKRLCAICGDRSSGKHYGVYSCEGCKGFFKRTIRKDLTYTCRDNKDCIVDKRQRNRCQYCRYQKCLATGMKREAVQEERQRGKDKEGEGDLAGGGANEDMPVEKILEAELAVEQKSDQSLDGSGTGGTSVSWGGGAAGSERSPRTFDANEPNDPVTNICQAADKQLFTLVEWAKRIPHFSELPLDDQVILLRAGWNELLIASFSHRSISVKDGILLATGLHVHRNSAHSAGVGAIFDRVLTELVSKMRDMRMDKTELGCLRAIILFNPDAKGLSNPGEVELLREKVYASLESYCKQKYPEQQGRFAKLLLRLPALRSIGLKCLEHLFFFKLIGDTPIDTFLMEMLEAPHQMS, encoded by the exons ATGGGAGACTCGGGACGGGCCGGACCAG GCTGCCGGAGCCCGGATAGTTCTTCTCTGAGCTCGTCTCCTCCGCTGCGGGGCACCGGGACGTCCCCTCCGCCAGAGCCGTCGGCCCCGCTGCACCCTTCCATGATCGGGTCTGCCATGACCACGTCCATCAGCGGGCTGGGCTCTCCGTTCCCGGTCATCAGCTCCTCCATGGGCTCCCCGGGGCTCCCCGCCACTCCCTCCATCGGCTACGGGCCGGTCAGCAGCCCCCAG atcaacTCCACGGTGAACCTGTCGGGCCTCCATTCGGTCAGCAGCTCGGACGACGTGAAGCCCCCCCTGGGCATGAGGGTGGTGCCGGGCCACCCCCACGGCGGCATGATGCCCGGGAAGCGGCTCTGTGCCATCTGCGGCGACCGGTCGTCAG GGAAGCACTACGGGGTGTACAGCTGCGAAGGCTGCAAGGGGTTCTTCAAGCGCACCATCCGGAAGGACTTGACCTACACCTGCCGGGACAACAAGGACTGCATCGTGGACAAGCGCCAGCGCAACCGCTGCCAGTACTGCCGCTACCAGAAATGCCTGGCCACCGGCATGAAGCGCGAAG ctgtGCAGGAGGAGCGCCAGCGCGGCAAGgacaaggaaggggagggggacctGGCCGGGGGCGGGGCCAACGAGGACATGCCCGTGGAGAAGATCCTGGAGGCCGAACTGGCCGTGGAGCAGAAGTCGGACCAAAGCCTCGACGGATCCGGCACGGGGGGCACTTCGGTGAGTTGGGGCGGTGGTGCTGCGGGATCAGAGCGCTCACCCCGGACCTTTGACGCCAACGAG CCCAACGACCCGGTGACCAACATCTGCCAGGCTGCCGACAAGCAGCTCTTCACGCTGGTAGAGTGGGCGAAGCGGATCCCCCACTTTTCGGAGCTGCCCCTCGACGACCAGGTCATCCTGCTCCGGGCTG GCTGGAATGAGCTGCTGATTGCCTCCTTTTCCCACCGCTCAATTTCGGTGAAAGACGGGATTCTGCTGGCCACGGGGCTCCACGTGCATCGCAACAGCGCCCACAGCGCCGGCGTGGGCGCCATCTTCGACAG GGTGCTGACCGAGCTGGTGTCCAAGATGCGAGACATGCGGATGGACAAGACGGAGCTGGGCTGCCTCCGGGCCATCATCCTCTTCAACCCGG atGCCAAGGGGCTCTCTAACCCCGGTGAAGTGGAGCTGCTGCGGGAGAAGGTGTACGCCTCGCTGGAGTCCTACTGCAAGCAGAAGTACCCCGAGCAGCAGGGCAG GTTCGCCAAGCTGCTGCTGCGCCTGCCCGCCCTGCGTTCCATCGGGCTGAAGTGCCTGGAGCACCTCTTCTTCTTCAAGCTGATCGGAGACACCCCCATTGACACCTTCCTCATGGAGATGCTGGAGGCCCCGCACCAGATGTCCTGA
- the RXRB gene encoding retinoic acid receptor RXR-beta isoform X2, whose protein sequence is MGDSGRAGPGCRSPDSSSLSSSPPLRGTGTSPPPEPSAPLHPSMIGSAMTTSISGLGSPFPVISSSMGSPGLPATPSIGYGPVSSPQINSTVNLSGLHSVSSSDDVKPPLGMRVVPGHPHGGMMPGKRLCAICGDRSSGKHYGVYSCEGCKGFFKRTIRKDLTYTCRDNKDCIVDKRQRNRCQYCRYQKCLATGMKREAVQEERQRGKDKEGEGDLAGGGANEDMPVEKILEAELAVEQKSDQSLDGSGTGGTSPNDPVTNICQAADKQLFTLVEWAKRIPHFSELPLDDQVILLRAGWNELLIASFSHRSISVKDGILLATGLHVHRNSAHSAGVGAIFDRVLTELVSKMRDMRMDKTELGCLRAIILFNPDAKGLSNPGEVELLREKVYASLESYCKQKYPEQQGRFAKLLLRLPALRSIGLKCLEHLFFFKLIGDTPIDTFLMEMLEAPHQMS, encoded by the exons ATGGGAGACTCGGGACGGGCCGGACCAG GCTGCCGGAGCCCGGATAGTTCTTCTCTGAGCTCGTCTCCTCCGCTGCGGGGCACCGGGACGTCCCCTCCGCCAGAGCCGTCGGCCCCGCTGCACCCTTCCATGATCGGGTCTGCCATGACCACGTCCATCAGCGGGCTGGGCTCTCCGTTCCCGGTCATCAGCTCCTCCATGGGCTCCCCGGGGCTCCCCGCCACTCCCTCCATCGGCTACGGGCCGGTCAGCAGCCCCCAG atcaacTCCACGGTGAACCTGTCGGGCCTCCATTCGGTCAGCAGCTCGGACGACGTGAAGCCCCCCCTGGGCATGAGGGTGGTGCCGGGCCACCCCCACGGCGGCATGATGCCCGGGAAGCGGCTCTGTGCCATCTGCGGCGACCGGTCGTCAG GGAAGCACTACGGGGTGTACAGCTGCGAAGGCTGCAAGGGGTTCTTCAAGCGCACCATCCGGAAGGACTTGACCTACACCTGCCGGGACAACAAGGACTGCATCGTGGACAAGCGCCAGCGCAACCGCTGCCAGTACTGCCGCTACCAGAAATGCCTGGCCACCGGCATGAAGCGCGAAG ctgtGCAGGAGGAGCGCCAGCGCGGCAAGgacaaggaaggggagggggacctGGCCGGGGGCGGGGCCAACGAGGACATGCCCGTGGAGAAGATCCTGGAGGCCGAACTGGCCGTGGAGCAGAAGTCGGACCAAAGCCTCGACGGATCCGGCACGGGGGGCACTTCG CCCAACGACCCGGTGACCAACATCTGCCAGGCTGCCGACAAGCAGCTCTTCACGCTGGTAGAGTGGGCGAAGCGGATCCCCCACTTTTCGGAGCTGCCCCTCGACGACCAGGTCATCCTGCTCCGGGCTG GCTGGAATGAGCTGCTGATTGCCTCCTTTTCCCACCGCTCAATTTCGGTGAAAGACGGGATTCTGCTGGCCACGGGGCTCCACGTGCATCGCAACAGCGCCCACAGCGCCGGCGTGGGCGCCATCTTCGACAG GGTGCTGACCGAGCTGGTGTCCAAGATGCGAGACATGCGGATGGACAAGACGGAGCTGGGCTGCCTCCGGGCCATCATCCTCTTCAACCCGG atGCCAAGGGGCTCTCTAACCCCGGTGAAGTGGAGCTGCTGCGGGAGAAGGTGTACGCCTCGCTGGAGTCCTACTGCAAGCAGAAGTACCCCGAGCAGCAGGGCAG GTTCGCCAAGCTGCTGCTGCGCCTGCCCGCCCTGCGTTCCATCGGGCTGAAGTGCCTGGAGCACCTCTTCTTCTTCAAGCTGATCGGAGACACCCCCATTGACACCTTCCTCATGGAGATGCTGGAGGCCCCGCACCAGATGTCCTGA